In Sphingobium sp. Cam5-1, the sequence GGTTCATTCACTGGATGATCCCCTCGATACCGCTCGCGGTGGCCTTCGCCCTTGCCGCTGTCGTTTCGCCGACCGACCCGATCGCCGTCTCGGCGATTGCTCAACGTGTACCGATCCCCAAGCGCATGATGCACATTCTGGAGGGAGAATCGCTCCTCAACGACGCTTCCGGCCTCGTCTGTCTTCGCTTTGCCATCGCCGCGGCCCTGACCGGCGCCTTCACGATCCATGAGGCGGCGCTGAATTTCCTGTGGGTGGCATTTGGCGGAATCGCCGTCGGCACGGGCCTCACCTGGATGGTGTCGCGCGCCAAGAACTGGGTCAGCCGCAGGCTCGGCGAAGAAGGCGGCGCGCAGATCCTCATCAGCCTGCTCATTCCTTTTGGCGCCTATCTGCTCGCTGAGCACTTGCACTGCTCAGGTATCCTCGCTGCGGTCGCTGCCGGTCTCACCATGGGATTTGTCGAATCGACGGGCGAGCTGGAAGCAACGACACGGATTCGCCGCAACACGGTATGGGATACGATCCAGTTCACCGCCAACGGCGTCATCTTCGTGCTGCTTGGCGAACAGCTACCCGGGATTCTTGCCGGCGCGGCCGATACAGTCCGGCAGGCCGGCCATCACGAACCCTGGTGGCTCGCAATCTATGTGCTCGCGATCAATGTCGGTCTCGCGGGCCTGCGTTTCCTCTGGGTGTGGCTCTCATTCCGTTTCACCTTCTTCCGGGCCGGCGATTGGCGACAAACTCCCAATTGGAGGCTCGTTGCCGCCATGTCGTTCGCAGGCGTGCGCGGTGCGATCACCCTGGCGGGCGTCCTCACCCTGCCGCTCACAATGACCGACGGGACGGATTTTCCTGCACGCGACCTGGCCATTTTCCTCGCGATGGGGGTCATCATCGTTTCGTTGATCGCGGCAAGCATCGGCTTGCCGCTATTGTTGCGAGGCCTGGCGATGCCTGCCGAGGCGTCGCAGGTGGCGGAGATCGACGCAGCCCGGATCTCTGCGGCGGAGGCCGCCATCGCAGCGATCGAGCGGGCGCAGCATAATATGGCAGATGGACGAACTGACGCCGATCTTTATGTCGCCGTGGCAGCGCGAATCATGGAGAGCTATCGCGCCCGGATCGAGGCGCGTCAGTCCGCAACTGCCAATGGGGGACGCGGGAGACAGCTGGAGGGAATTGAGCGCGAGATGAGACTGGCGGCGCTCAGGGCCGAGCGCGCGCAGCTATATCGCCTCGTGCGGCGGCGCGAGCTGGGGAGCGAGGCTGCGCGCCGGCTGGTGCGGGAACTGGATCTTATGGAAGCCCGCTACTCAGCATAGCCTGGCTGATTGAAGCGGCCGCCCGAAGGAAGGCGCTGTCGATGCTGTGAGCGTTCATGGGTGCTGCGCGATGATGGAGGACCGCAAGGGTCAGGCATCAGCAAAAATGTCTCCGCTCCCTCCGCCTGCACTGGTCTCCCGGCAAGCGTAAACCAGGGAATTTACGCTTGCCAGGAGTGGGTGGCCCATGGCTCAAATGCCGGACCGTGCATCCGCGTAGATTTCATCAATTTGAAAAGCAATCATCCCAGGGGTGAGAAGCGCGCGACCCGCGACGGATGGAATCAATGCTTGTACGAGCGCCAGGACATGGCGTTCAATTCGTCGTTGTTGAAGTTGGAACCCGACAATCGCATGCTGAGCGCAGCAAGCCCGGTCTCTGCTGGCAAATTCCTGCCGAGATGGCCGTCAGGGCAATGGCCGGGGGACAGCTTGCGTCTCGGCCAGAGGGTTCGGCAGGGAGGATGATGCGGCTGGCAGCCAGCCGTCCCCCAACCGGCGTTTCGTCATGAGATCGGCGAGAGAATAGCTGTCCAGCACCAAGAGGAAGGCGGACACCGCTTCCTTGAGCACAGCTGTCATCCCGCAAAGAGGTGCAATGGCGCAGCTAGCGCAATCGACCAGATCAAATCCTTCTTCAGTGTGACGGACCAGCGCACCCATGTTGATCTCGCCGGGCGGCTTGCCCAGTCGAATACCTCCGCCGCGCCCGCGGACGCTTTCGAGATATCCGGCCCTGGAGAGGTCATTGACCACCTTCATGAGATGGTTCTGCGAAATGCTGTAGGCACGAGCGATCTCAGCAATGGAACACAGGCGGTCGGGCCGCGCGGAAACAAAGAGCAGCACCCGGATGGAATAGTCGGTGAACAAGGTCAGCTTCATGACCGTTTCCCAATGTCGCGCGGCCGATCATTATAGGCATCTTACTTGCATCTTTCAAAGTGGCGGTATAGATGCATTCGAGATGCATGATTGGAGAATGAGTCGTGGAAGACGTCTCCGGGATCGACGAAGCAGAGCTCTCCCGACTTGTGGGCGCTTTCTACAATCGCGTGCGAACGGACCCTGAGCTGGGGCCCATCTTCAACGAAGCGATCAACGATTGGCCACACCACCTTGAAAAATTGACGGATTTCTGGTCGTCGGTGATGTTGGGCACCGGACGTTACAAGGGACGTCCTGTTCCTGCTCATTTGAAACACAAAGATGCCATCACGACGGAGATGTTCGAGCGTTGGCTTGCGCTCTGGCAGCAGACGACGAACGAGTTGTTGCCGGCGGAGGCGGCCGCGGCCCTCCAGTCCCGGGCGGCGCGAATAGCCGAGAGTCTGCAGCTTGCAATGTTCTTTCACCTGCCGACAGAACAAGGCACAAACCGGAGCGCATTGCGTGGTTGAGCCGATCCCTTATCGGTCCACGCCCATATTCGACCAGGATACGCTGCCCAAGGCATTGCGCGTGCGCCATGACACGAAGGAAGGCGTCTGGGGGCTGATCCGCGTACTTGAGGGGCGCGTCCGGCTCATCTGCCTCGATCCGCCCTCAGAAGCAATTTTAACGCCTGATAATCCTGGCCTGGTGCTTCCCCGGCAGCCCCATTTTGTCCAGCCAATCGGCCCCATGAAAATGCAAGTCGATTTCTACGATCAGGCGCCTTTTTCCTGATCGACCGCCCGGCCCCAAATCCGCAGCATAGGAGGTATCGATGTCACAACCCCTGAACGACCAGACGATCGCGCTCGTCAAAGCTACCGTTCCCGCGCTGGAGGCCCATGGGCTTGATATTGTACATGAAATGTATGCGCGCATGTTCCAGAATCCCGATATCCGTGATCTTTTCAATCAGTCGCATCACGGCGATGCGGGTTCGCAGCCTCGTGCCTTGACCGGCGCCATTCTGGCCTATGCCAGCAACATCGATAATCTGGGCGCGCTTGCTCCGGCTGTCGAACGGATTGCGCAAAAGCATGTCGGCCTGCAGATCAAGCCGGATCATTATCCTCATGTTGCAGAGGCGCTGCTGGGGGCGATCAAGGCTGTGCTGGGCGACGCGGCGACAGACGAGATTTTGGGCGCCTGGGGAGAAGCCTATTGGTTCCTCGCCAATATCCTGATCGCACGGGAAAATCGTATCTACACCGAGCAGAAGGACACGGCCGGGGGCTGGAATGGGTGGCGCGATTTTCATGTTGAAGAAGTCGTGCGCGAGAGCAGCGTCATCCATTCGTTCGTGCTGCGCCCGGTGGACGGTGGTCCGGTCATGGCGCACAGGCCCGGCCAATATCTCACTTTCTGGCTGGAGATTTCCGGTCAGGCGCCGCTCAAGCGCAA encodes:
- a CDS encoding group III truncated hemoglobin yields the protein MEDVSGIDEAELSRLVGAFYNRVRTDPELGPIFNEAINDWPHHLEKLTDFWSSVMLGTGRYKGRPVPAHLKHKDAITTEMFERWLALWQQTTNELLPAEAAAALQSRAARIAESLQLAMFFHLPTEQGTNRSALRG
- a CDS encoding DUF1971 domain-containing protein — translated: MVEPIPYRSTPIFDQDTLPKALRVRHDTKEGVWGLIRVLEGRVRLICLDPPSEAILTPDNPGLVLPRQPHFVQPIGPMKMQVDFYDQAPFS
- a CDS encoding Rrf2 family transcriptional regulator, with amino-acid sequence MKLTLFTDYSIRVLLFVSARPDRLCSIAEIARAYSISQNHLMKVVNDLSRAGYLESVRGRGGGIRLGKPPGEINMGALVRHTEEGFDLVDCASCAIAPLCGMTAVLKEAVSAFLLVLDSYSLADLMTKRRLGDGWLPAASSSLPNPLAETQAVPRPLP
- the hmpA gene encoding NO-inducible flavohemoprotein; amino-acid sequence: MSQPLNDQTIALVKATVPALEAHGLDIVHEMYARMFQNPDIRDLFNQSHHGDAGSQPRALTGAILAYASNIDNLGALAPAVERIAQKHVGLQIKPDHYPHVAEALLGAIKAVLGDAATDEILGAWGEAYWFLANILIARENRIYTEQKDTAGGWNGWRDFHVEEVVRESSVIHSFVLRPVDGGPVMAHRPGQYLTFWLEISGQAPLKRNYSISAAPNGRTYRISVKREPHGLASGWLHEEAAAGTVLKVAAPAGEFFLADPVTRPVVLLSGGVGLTPMVAMLEALIEGGSEFPIHYVHGTHDHKTHAMRDHVRALAARGKSVKVTDFHQNPLPGEVEGRDYDVAGIITDDWLIGNTPVDDADYYICGPRPFLRHAVSTLSLAGVPATRIHYEFFGPADELLAA
- a CDS encoding Na+/H+ antiporter, whose translation is METITIILLLLLAVIISGIVSRAVPLPLPRPLFQIALGAVIGLTADWRVTLDPEIFFLLFLPPLLFLDGWRIPREELFKDGKTVIELALGLVVFTVVGMGWFIHWMIPSIPLAVAFALAAVVSPTDPIAVSAIAQRVPIPKRMMHILEGESLLNDASGLVCLRFAIAAALTGAFTIHEAALNFLWVAFGGIAVGTGLTWMVSRAKNWVSRRLGEEGGAQILISLLIPFGAYLLAEHLHCSGILAAVAAGLTMGFVESTGELEATTRIRRNTVWDTIQFTANGVIFVLLGEQLPGILAGAADTVRQAGHHEPWWLAIYVLAINVGLAGLRFLWVWLSFRFTFFRAGDWRQTPNWRLVAAMSFAGVRGAITLAGVLTLPLTMTDGTDFPARDLAIFLAMGVIIVSLIAASIGLPLLLRGLAMPAEASQVAEIDAARISAAEAAIAAIERAQHNMADGRTDADLYVAVAARIMESYRARIEARQSATANGGRGRQLEGIEREMRLAALRAERAQLYRLVRRRELGSEAARRLVRELDLMEARYSA